The proteins below are encoded in one region of Microbispora sp. NBC_01189:
- a CDS encoding FAD-binding oxidoreductase, producing MYGEGTQDPLDPSAVTSHPGPDAGDTPGARSALEPSGAGDALTATGVAVREAGDGDEVAGVRPRWVALPESAEEIAAVLRACAAHDLAAVAAGGRTKLHWAAPPERCDVLVDLRRMTRVLEHTPGDLVVRAQAGVAAEALASALAAENQELALDVPVPGTTVGGLLATGIAGPRRFRHGVARDLLIGITVVLADGTIARSGGKVVKNVAGYDLGKLFTGSYGTLGVIADATFRLRPLPAARAWVTAAVGRPVTETVRPYVYEGETLDTASTDVAAALLAMVPAITESPLEPSAVEIDWPDVDGPCTVAVLVEGSAAAERATALSALMGGTAKVSEQPPPWWGRLPAPPRRAGSGPPAEGPEPDEPVGPSASPGTDPADASDSGEILLEVRNVPSRLAGSFVGPFRAARAAGVRPAVRGSLAAQVLHVALPPGTEPGRVAAFTGELRAHLEDEGRVVVLCAPVEAARRLDRWGRVGALPLMRRVKERFDPGRRLSPGRFVGGI from the coding sequence ATGTACGGAGAAGGGACGCAGGACCCCCTGGACCCCTCGGCTGTCACGAGCCACCCCGGCCCGGACGCCGGGGACACGCCCGGCGCGCGGAGCGCTCTGGAGCCGAGCGGGGCGGGAGACGCGCTGACGGCGACCGGCGTGGCCGTCCGCGAGGCGGGCGACGGGGACGAGGTCGCGGGCGTCCGGCCGCGCTGGGTAGCCCTGCCCGAGTCGGCCGAGGAGATCGCGGCCGTCCTGCGCGCCTGCGCGGCGCACGACCTGGCGGCCGTCGCCGCAGGCGGCCGGACCAAGCTGCACTGGGCCGCCCCGCCCGAGCGCTGCGACGTGCTCGTGGATCTGCGCCGCATGACCCGGGTGCTGGAGCACACGCCGGGCGACCTGGTCGTACGGGCCCAGGCCGGGGTGGCCGCCGAGGCGCTGGCGAGCGCCCTGGCGGCGGAGAACCAGGAACTCGCGCTCGACGTGCCGGTGCCGGGCACCACGGTCGGCGGGCTGCTGGCGACCGGGATCGCCGGGCCGCGCCGGTTCCGGCACGGCGTCGCTCGCGACCTGCTCATCGGGATCACGGTCGTGCTGGCCGACGGCACGATCGCCAGGTCCGGCGGGAAGGTCGTCAAGAACGTCGCCGGGTATGACCTCGGCAAGCTGTTCACCGGCTCATACGGCACCCTCGGCGTCATCGCGGACGCGACGTTCCGCCTGCGTCCCCTGCCCGCCGCGCGCGCCTGGGTGACGGCGGCCGTCGGGCGACCGGTGACGGAGACCGTCAGGCCCTATGTGTACGAGGGCGAGACACTCGACACCGCCTCCACCGACGTGGCCGCCGCGCTGCTGGCGATGGTGCCCGCGATCACCGAGTCGCCGCTGGAGCCGAGCGCCGTGGAGATCGACTGGCCCGACGTCGACGGTCCCTGCACGGTGGCGGTCCTCGTCGAGGGTTCCGCCGCCGCCGAGCGCGCCACGGCCCTGTCGGCGCTGATGGGCGGCACGGCCAAGGTGAGCGAGCAGCCGCCGCCCTGGTGGGGACGCCTGCCCGCGCCGCCCCGGCGAGCCGGGTCCGGGCCGCCCGCCGAGGGGCCGGAGCCTGACGAGCCGGTGGGGCCGTCGGCGTCCCCCGGAACCGACCCTGCCGACGCCTCTGACAGCGGGGAGATCCTGCTGGAGGTGAGAAACGTCCCCTCCCGGCTGGCGGGGAGCTTCGTCGGCCCCTTCCGGGCGGCCCGCGCGGCGGGCGTCCGCCCGGCGGTACGCGGCTCGCTGGCCGCGCAGGTGCTCCACGTCGCCCTGCCGCCGGGCACCGAGCCCGGCCGCGTCGCCGCCTTCACCGGCGAACTGCGCGCGCACCTGGAGGACGAGGGCCGGGTGGTCGTGCTCTGTGCTCCGGTGGAGGCAGCGCGCCGTCTGGACCGGTGGGGGCGCGTCGGCGCGCTGCCGCTGATGCGGCGGGTCAAGGAGCGGTTCGACCCCGGCCGCCGGCTCTCCCCCGGCCGCTTCGTCGGAGGGATCTGA
- a CDS encoding IclR family transcriptional regulator — MQSVDRALDVLEALAEQGGQAGLSEISARTGLPYGTIHRLLQTLLARGYVRQESDRRYALGGALVRIGGVAERMLAVWAEPYLARLVELSGETANLAVLEGDFVVYVAQVPSPRRLRMFAEVGRRVLPHSTAVGKALLAGRADAAAVFRRTGLPRRTDRTITVMEEMLAELGRVRARGYALDLGEEESGVHCMAVPVHDGGRTFAALSVSGPAERIDAIDREELATMLRKVAEDFGAAVLRS; from the coding sequence GTGCAGAGCGTCGACCGGGCGCTTGACGTCCTGGAGGCCCTGGCGGAGCAGGGCGGCCAAGCCGGTCTGTCGGAGATCTCGGCGCGGACCGGCCTGCCGTACGGGACGATCCACCGGCTGTTACAGACGCTGCTCGCCCGGGGGTACGTCCGGCAGGAGTCCGACCGGCGGTACGCCCTGGGCGGCGCGCTGGTGCGGATCGGCGGGGTGGCGGAGCGGATGCTGGCGGTCTGGGCCGAGCCGTATCTCGCCCGGCTGGTGGAGCTGTCCGGGGAGACGGCCAACCTCGCCGTGCTGGAGGGGGACTTCGTCGTCTACGTGGCCCAGGTGCCCTCGCCGCGCAGGCTGCGGATGTTCGCCGAGGTCGGCCGCCGGGTGCTGCCGCACAGCACGGCCGTGGGCAAGGCGCTGCTGGCCGGGCGCGCCGACGCGGCGGCGGTGTTCCGGCGCACCGGCCTGCCCCGCCGTACGGACCGGACGATCACGGTCATGGAGGAGATGCTGGCGGAGCTCGGCCGGGTCCGCGCCCGGGGGTACGCGCTGGACCTGGGCGAGGAGGAGAGCGGCGTGCACTGCATGGCCGTGCCGGTCCACGACGGCGGGCGGACCTTCGCGGCGCTGTCGGTGTCGGGCCCGGCCGAGCGCATCGACGCGATCGACCGCGAGGAACTGGCCACGATGCTGCGCAAGGTCGCCGAGGATTTCGGCGCCGCCGTCCTCCGCTCCTGA
- a CDS encoding RNA polymerase sigma factor, protein MVRTVSGGTRLPSAAAAHRHGGDEANGGGPDEGEPQHALAQYPGVNGDEPDDEPSDARLIEASLSAPERFAGVFDRHADEIHAYAGRRLGPEHADDVTAETFFVAFRKRHRYDTSRPDARPWLYGIAGNLISGHRRAEVRRLRALARAPHDAGERGAHEEERGAERASAAALRPALAAALARLSSAERDLLLLVAWADLSYEETAEALRIPIGTVRSRLHRVRAKLRRHLNLPEED, encoded by the coding sequence GTGGTGAGGACGGTCTCCGGCGGCACCCGCCTCCCCTCGGCCGCGGCGGCGCACCGTCACGGCGGCGACGAGGCGAACGGCGGCGGGCCGGACGAAGGCGAGCCGCAGCACGCCCTGGCGCAGTATCCCGGCGTGAACGGCGACGAGCCTGACGACGAACCGAGCGACGCCCGGCTGATCGAGGCGTCGCTGAGCGCGCCCGAGCGGTTCGCCGGCGTCTTCGACCGGCACGCGGACGAGATCCACGCCTACGCCGGTCGCCGGCTCGGCCCCGAGCACGCCGACGACGTCACCGCCGAGACGTTCTTCGTGGCGTTCCGGAAGCGGCACCGCTACGACACCTCCCGGCCCGACGCCCGGCCCTGGTTGTACGGCATCGCGGGCAACCTCATCTCCGGGCACCGCAGGGCGGAGGTCCGCCGCCTGCGGGCACTGGCCCGCGCCCCGCACGACGCCGGCGAACGCGGCGCCCACGAGGAGGAGCGCGGAGCGGAGCGGGCGAGCGCCGCCGCGCTGCGGCCCGCCCTCGCCGCCGCCCTGGCGCGGCTGTCGTCCGCCGAGCGCGACCTGCTCCTGCTGGTCGCCTGGGCCGACCTCTCCTACGAGGAGACGGCCGAGGCGCTGCGGATCCCCATCGGCACGGTGCGCTCGCGCCTGCACCGCGTGCGCGCGAAGCTGCGCCGCCATCTCAACCTTCCCGAGGAGGACTGA
- a CDS encoding (Fe-S)-binding protein: MDPELIKDCVHCGFCLPTCPTYVLWGEEMDSPRGRIHLMGQHAEGTPLTGAMAGHFDACLGCMACVTACPSGVRYDRLIEQTRAVVEREHVRRPDERAVRALVFALFPYRRRLRAMRLPMRWGRRLQPFLERVHPSLGAMAELAPAAVPRAVRLPPLVRARGPRRARVALLTGCVQGEFFPQVNAATARVLALEGCDVVIPPRQGCCGALSLHSGREAEARRFAHRTVAVFGRAGVDAVVVNAAGCGSSMKTYAEVLGDEPSWAARAGALPVRDLAEFLAELGPAAERRPLPVSIAYHDACHLAHAQGVRAQPRDLLRAVPGLEVREVADSAICCGSAGTYNLFQPAAARELGDRKAERVLATGAGVLVSANPGCSMQIAAAVRRAGGGEIRVAHTAEVLDASLRGLDPGVLGRPPKPRRMMR, from the coding sequence ATGGACCCCGAGCTGATCAAGGATTGCGTGCACTGCGGGTTCTGCCTGCCCACCTGCCCGACGTACGTGCTGTGGGGCGAGGAGATGGACTCCCCGCGCGGGCGCATCCACCTGATGGGCCAGCACGCCGAGGGCACCCCGCTCACCGGCGCGATGGCCGGGCACTTCGACGCCTGCCTCGGCTGCATGGCGTGCGTCACCGCGTGCCCGTCCGGGGTGCGGTACGACCGGCTGATCGAGCAGACGAGGGCCGTGGTCGAGCGGGAGCACGTGCGCCGCCCGGACGAGCGGGCGGTCCGGGCCCTGGTGTTCGCGTTGTTCCCCTACCGGCGCAGGCTGCGGGCGATGCGGCTGCCGATGCGATGGGGCAGGCGTCTGCAGCCGTTCCTCGAGCGGGTGCACCCCTCTCTCGGCGCGATGGCCGAACTCGCCCCCGCCGCCGTCCCCCGGGCCGTACGGCTGCCGCCGCTGGTCCGGGCGCGGGGGCCGCGCAGGGCCAGGGTCGCCCTGCTCACCGGCTGCGTGCAGGGCGAGTTCTTCCCGCAGGTCAACGCGGCGACGGCGCGGGTGCTCGCGCTGGAGGGCTGCGACGTGGTGATCCCGCCCCGGCAGGGCTGCTGCGGCGCGCTGTCGCTGCACTCCGGCCGTGAGGCGGAGGCGAGGCGGTTCGCCCACCGTACGGTCGCGGTGTTCGGGCGGGCGGGCGTGGACGCGGTCGTCGTCAACGCCGCGGGCTGCGGGTCGAGTATGAAGACCTACGCCGAGGTGCTCGGGGACGAGCCTTCCTGGGCGGCCCGCGCCGGGGCGCTGCCGGTCCGCGACCTGGCGGAGTTCCTGGCCGAGCTCGGACCGGCCGCCGAGCGGCGCCCGCTGCCGGTCTCGATCGCCTACCACGACGCCTGCCACCTGGCCCACGCCCAGGGCGTGCGCGCGCAGCCGCGCGACCTGCTGCGCGCCGTGCCCGGGCTGGAGGTGCGGGAGGTCGCCGACTCGGCGATCTGCTGCGGGTCGGCGGGCACCTACAACCTCTTCCAGCCGGCGGCGGCCAGGGAGCTGGGCGACCGTAAGGCGGAGCGGGTGCTCGCGACCGGCGCCGGCGTGCTGGTGTCGGCCAACCCGGGATGCTCCATGCAGATCGCGGCGGCGGTCCGCAGGGCGGGCGGCGGCGAGATCCGGGTCGCGCACACGGCCGAGGTGCTCGACGCCTCGCTGCGCGGGCTCGATCCCGGCGTGCTGGGACGGCCCCCGAAGCCCAGGAGGATGATGCGGTGA
- a CDS encoding SWIM zinc finger family protein has product MTNATQAYSYAAPSMLVDGRLGLSTSGGRALRGPAVAPKFFSGVVTPAAPAAAALLGVADVALTRYHQPRPGWTRDPVVTCGGDRLRFESFSACGGVYSRLDLLGDALDGEVFDRGTTNVDVNGPLREALARVGARDPLHLGVGADELTVTTLDGAVVEKKVPLPERWLRGFAEVQVIAARMDLRAELHGMGAVRFLRSLPKRAAADLWVAPAGRDLRVTDRPGPGAVCLSGVGRLATLLPLLRFVRSLKVYGPAAPGGPASSAWELELPGMRYTLVLSPERWRGFSGEGAVLADLATDEAEADADVVGMLLNFEPEVEIGLLADRAGLSTTRVRAALTQLGTAGRVGYDLHEAAHFHRELPYDREHVQHLNPRLTSARALAGAGAVEIAGDTARVRTDGGVREVGLADGSCTCPWWWDHRGSRGPCKHVLAARIVARATSAPPTAPPTAPSPAPPTVESGVETAR; this is encoded by the coding sequence ATGACAAACGCGACGCAGGCGTACAGTTACGCCGCGCCTTCGATGCTGGTGGACGGACGTCTCGGGCTGTCGACGTCCGGTGGCAGGGCCCTGCGCGGCCCCGCCGTCGCGCCGAAATTCTTCAGCGGGGTGGTGACCCCGGCGGCGCCCGCGGCGGCGGCCCTGCTGGGCGTGGCCGACGTGGCCCTCACCCGCTATCACCAGCCGCGCCCCGGATGGACGCGCGACCCGGTCGTCACCTGCGGCGGCGACCGGCTGCGCTTCGAGTCGTTCTCCGCCTGCGGCGGCGTGTACTCCCGGCTCGACCTGCTGGGCGACGCCCTCGACGGCGAGGTGTTCGACCGGGGGACGACCAACGTCGACGTCAACGGTCCGCTGCGGGAGGCGCTGGCCAGGGTGGGCGCGCGCGACCCGCTCCACCTCGGGGTCGGCGCCGACGAGCTCACCGTGACCACGCTCGACGGCGCGGTGGTGGAGAAGAAGGTGCCGCTGCCCGAGCGGTGGCTGCGAGGATTCGCCGAGGTGCAGGTGATCGCGGCGCGCATGGACCTGCGGGCCGAGCTGCACGGGATGGGCGCGGTGCGGTTCCTGCGGTCCCTGCCCAAGCGGGCGGCGGCCGACCTGTGGGTCGCTCCCGCGGGCCGCGACCTGCGGGTCACCGACCGGCCCGGCCCGGGAGCGGTGTGCCTGTCCGGCGTGGGCCGTCTGGCGACGCTGCTGCCCCTGCTCCGCTTCGTCAGGAGCCTCAAGGTCTACGGCCCGGCCGCGCCCGGCGGCCCGGCGTCGAGCGCGTGGGAGCTGGAGCTGCCCGGAATGCGTTACACGCTGGTCCTGTCCCCAGAGCGCTGGCGCGGCTTCTCCGGCGAGGGCGCGGTGCTGGCCGACCTCGCCACCGACGAGGCCGAGGCCGACGCCGACGTGGTGGGCATGCTGCTCAACTTCGAACCCGAGGTGGAGATCGGCCTGCTCGCCGACCGCGCCGGGCTGTCCACCACGCGTGTGCGGGCCGCCCTCACCCAGCTCGGCACGGCCGGGCGGGTCGGCTACGACCTGCACGAGGCGGCGCACTTCCACCGCGAGCTGCCCTACGACAGGGAGCACGTGCAGCACCTCAACCCGCGGCTGACGTCCGCGCGGGCGCTGGCCGGGGCAGGCGCCGTGGAGATCGCGGGCGACACGGCCCGCGTACGGACCGACGGCGGGGTGCGGGAGGTCGGCCTGGCCGACGGATCGTGCACCTGCCCCTGGTGGTGGGACCACCGGGGCTCACGCGGGCCGTGCAAGCACGTGCTCGCGGCCAGGATCGTCGCGAGGGCCACCTCCGCGCCGCCCACCGCGCCGCCCACCGCACCGTCCCCCGCGCCGCCCACCGTGGAGAGCGGCGTGGAGACGGCCCGATGA
- a CDS encoding CU044_5270 family protein: MIDEIDLVARERPQAPPYSLAAKAAVRRRLTGPGRPPVRSRPYALLAGGAALLAGAGIVAVAATGPGGPAHPTRAGEVVVTLPKVSAMSAEEVLGRAARAVTDLSPRDDQFVKVGSQTMYEASVVGENEKESRYLYRTKRTIWLSADGTRDGALKIEHLEPRAYPGWPIPPEAHQEKGTEWLGLPACGKVSDTAYTVLKRLPSDAEKMRSHLYARPHGDVPSDAGAWTAVGDLLRETYVPAPQRAALFKAAATIPGVTVNENVGDAAGRTGIGVGRVSNGVREEIIFDPDTYELLGERGVVVNAQEARAPVGSLVASTAQLEVTVDDAAPEVKDPRGGCL; the protein is encoded by the coding sequence ATGATCGACGAGATCGACCTGGTGGCGCGGGAGCGGCCGCAGGCGCCGCCCTACTCCCTGGCCGCCAAGGCGGCCGTACGGCGGCGGCTGACCGGCCCGGGCAGGCCGCCGGTCCGCTCGCGCCCGTACGCGCTCCTGGCGGGCGGGGCCGCGCTGCTCGCCGGGGCGGGGATCGTCGCCGTCGCCGCCACCGGGCCCGGCGGGCCCGCGCACCCGACGCGAGCCGGCGAGGTGGTCGTGACCCTGCCGAAGGTGTCGGCCATGTCGGCGGAGGAGGTGCTGGGCAGGGCGGCCCGCGCCGTGACCGACCTGTCCCCACGCGACGACCAGTTCGTCAAGGTCGGCTCGCAGACGATGTACGAGGCCTCCGTGGTCGGCGAGAACGAGAAGGAGTCCCGCTACCTCTACCGGACGAAGCGAACGATCTGGCTGTCCGCCGACGGCACCAGGGACGGCGCGCTCAAGATCGAACATCTGGAGCCCCGCGCCTATCCGGGGTGGCCGATCCCTCCGGAGGCGCATCAGGAGAAGGGCACGGAGTGGCTGGGGCTCCCGGCCTGCGGCAAGGTGAGCGACACCGCCTACACGGTGCTGAAGAGGCTGCCCTCGGACGCGGAGAAGATGCGGTCCCACCTGTACGCCCGGCCGCACGGCGACGTCCCGTCCGACGCGGGGGCGTGGACGGCCGTGGGCGACCTGCTGCGGGAGACGTACGTGCCGGCGCCGCAGCGGGCGGCGCTGTTCAAGGCCGCCGCGACGATTCCCGGGGTCACGGTGAACGAGAACGTGGGCGACGCGGCGGGCCGGACCGGCATCGGCGTCGGCCGCGTCTCGAACGGGGTGCGCGAGGAGATCATCTTCGACCCGGACACGTACGAACTGCTCGGCGAGCGCGGCGTCGTGGTGAACGCGCAGGAGGCCAGAGCGCCCGTCGGCAGCCTCGTGGCCTCCACCGCGCAACTGGAGGTCACGGTCGACGACGCGGCGCCCGAGGTGAAGGACCCCCGCGGCGGCTGCCTCTGA
- a CDS encoding FHA domain-containing protein — protein MPPAIVGHEGPLAGQRFPIDDKPITFGRRGDNSVVITSERASRFHAEVRREAEGFVLHDRGSSNGTLVNGRRVTTHVLRPGDTIAIGGETFRFEAFDDSETVMDTSLMQRFRRSVPDVEPEQVLHVTVSGGGPVGLAFALLLEHLMGHRVAITIYDGRWTEDGPRIVWKDATQGNNRRQQVVTVQSRQYLNLPEDVQSRLFTEGSYSEMWPAGPDSIRGYGPRNIRIAYIEDTLLEMANERSARIRLVPERFDPAERQDAVAGDHVLAICEGGRSRTREHFTDRFGRADDSIFSLDGRHVQDVVLGLRVKSGLPDPAIVLLTVAQNRFLLNSLRGEGFLNMRLTDDEAAEVVGIDPVRHVFEECVASSPCLMERTEDGDFHCSTHHTLFLPALIRGSALWRRAQEGLALFGVADGDVSAVTAFRLDMVQRPRFTARLSSPTATTPGTYGFLLGDAANSIHFWPGRGLNSGLASAISLARSLNRNWRGRPLRDADFVRHEAAMSMLQYRHKSRAWNAMVTTDEQGVTRAIKDTIVQGIEEGRAGSDRDADIDALMERLRQIRDRLSPRIPGMPDDATLLRHLRELRTETLRTLLVSGAWETLTVGGEEVDIDIFDQPVSAAAPPVTPPVASAAPPPAERPLVVRQADTQARPPGRVAGGPGDTLPSG, from the coding sequence GTGCCACCTGCCATCGTCGGGCATGAAGGTCCCCTTGCCGGTCAGCGTTTCCCGATCGACGACAAGCCGATCACGTTCGGTCGCAGAGGCGACAACAGTGTGGTGATCACGAGCGAGAGAGCCTCGCGCTTCCACGCGGAGGTGCGCCGGGAGGCCGAAGGCTTCGTGCTCCACGACCGGGGCAGCAGCAACGGGACGCTGGTCAACGGCAGGCGTGTCACCACGCATGTGCTCCGGCCCGGCGACACGATCGCCATCGGAGGGGAGACGTTCCGCTTCGAGGCGTTCGACGACTCCGAGACGGTCATGGACACCTCGCTGATGCAGCGGTTCCGCCGGTCGGTCCCGGACGTCGAACCGGAGCAGGTGCTGCACGTCACCGTCTCCGGCGGCGGGCCCGTCGGGCTGGCCTTCGCCCTGCTCCTCGAACACCTCATGGGGCACCGGGTCGCCATCACGATCTACGACGGCCGCTGGACCGAGGACGGGCCGCGGATCGTGTGGAAGGACGCCACGCAGGGCAACAACCGGCGGCAGCAGGTCGTGACGGTGCAGAGCCGCCAGTATCTGAACCTGCCGGAGGACGTCCAGTCGCGGCTGTTCACCGAGGGCTCCTACAGCGAGATGTGGCCGGCCGGTCCGGACTCGATCCGCGGCTACGGCCCGCGGAACATCCGCATCGCCTACATCGAGGACACCCTGCTGGAGATGGCGAACGAGAGGTCCGCCCGCATCCGCCTGGTGCCCGAGAGATTCGACCCCGCCGAGCGCCAGGACGCCGTGGCCGGGGACCACGTGCTCGCCATCTGCGAGGGAGGACGCTCGCGGACCCGCGAGCACTTCACCGACAGGTTCGGCCGGGCCGACGACTCGATCTTCTCGCTCGACGGCCGGCACGTGCAGGACGTGGTGCTGGGGCTGCGGGTGAAGTCCGGCCTGCCCGACCCGGCGATCGTGCTGCTGACCGTGGCGCAGAACCGGTTCCTCCTGAACTCCCTGCGCGGCGAGGGCTTCCTGAACATGCGCCTCACCGACGACGAGGCCGCGGAGGTCGTCGGCATCGACCCCGTCCGGCACGTGTTCGAGGAGTGCGTCGCCTCCAGCCCCTGCCTGATGGAGCGCACCGAGGACGGCGACTTCCACTGCTCGACCCACCACACGCTGTTCCTGCCCGCCCTGATCAGGGGCTCGGCGCTGTGGAGGCGGGCGCAGGAGGGCCTCGCGCTCTTCGGTGTCGCCGACGGCGACGTGAGCGCGGTCACCGCCTTCCGGCTGGACATGGTGCAGCGGCCGCGGTTCACCGCCCGGTTGTCCTCCCCCACGGCGACCACCCCCGGGACGTACGGGTTCCTCCTGGGGGACGCGGCCAACTCGATCCACTTCTGGCCGGGGCGGGGCCTCAACAGCGGTCTCGCGTCGGCCATCTCGCTGGCCCGGTCGCTCAACCGCAACTGGCGCGGCAGGCCGCTCCGCGACGCCGACTTCGTACGGCACGAGGCGGCGATGTCGATGCTGCAGTATCGGCACAAGAGCCGCGCGTGGAACGCGATGGTGACCACCGACGAGCAGGGGGTCACCCGGGCGATCAAGGACACGATCGTTCAGGGCATCGAGGAGGGCCGCGCCGGGTCGGACCGGGACGCGGACATCGACGCCCTGATGGAGCGCCTGCGGCAGATCCGCGACCGCCTGTCACCACGCATCCCCGGCATGCCCGACGACGCGACCCTCCTCCGGCACCTGCGCGAACTGCGGACCGAGACGCTGCGGACCCTACTGGTGAGCGGAGCCTGGGAGACGCTGACGGTCGGCGGCGAGGAGGTCGACATCGACATCTTCGACCAGCCGGTCTCCGCGGCGGCGCCCCCCGTCACGCCCCCCGTCGCGTCCGCCGCGCCGCCGCCCGCCGAGAGGCCGCTTGTCGTGCGGCAGGCGGACACGCAGGCGAGGCCGCCCGGGAGGGTCGCCGGAGGACCGGGCGACACGCTGCCCTCCGGCTGA
- a CDS encoding DUF2277 domain-containing protein — MCRSIKTLRPPFTDEVTEEDIRAAALQYVRKISGFRAPAAHNAEAFDHAVEEITRVSAELLASLRVRGTPAPASPARG; from the coding sequence ATGTGCCGAAGCATCAAGACCCTGCGCCCGCCCTTCACCGACGAGGTGACCGAGGAGGACATCCGGGCGGCGGCCCTGCAGTACGTACGGAAGATCTCCGGCTTCCGCGCGCCCGCCGCGCACAACGCCGAGGCGTTCGACCACGCCGTGGAGGAGATCACACGGGTCAGCGCCGAACTCCTGGCGTCCCTGCGGGTCCGCGGGACGCCCGCCCCCGCCTCGCCCGCGCGGGGGTGA
- a CDS encoding alpha/beta fold hydrolase: MTALRTVTVDGSPVHVLESGTGPAVLMLHGSGPGTTGSGAWATTAQALGTSWHLVAPDQAGFGRTPIPAGSRGGLRLWTEQAAGLMDALGVEHYAVVGHSMGGAVALALAAARPQQVTRVVAVSTMGAPGAPLSAELDAVWAAPAGPLGARDMLSRLVLDQALVTESAVAARAAAMRAGEAAFASLFPPPRARWAEDLTLSAQTLAGVRAPVLLVHGAEDRVTPLGTAALPLLEHLADVRLHVFGRCGHVPALEHPHDFRRLLSCFLGRERP, encoded by the coding sequence GTGACGGCACTTCGGACCGTCACAGTCGACGGCTCCCCCGTCCACGTCCTGGAGAGCGGCACCGGGCCCGCGGTGCTGATGCTGCACGGCTCCGGACCCGGTACGACCGGATCCGGAGCCTGGGCGACGACGGCACAGGCGCTGGGCACGTCCTGGCACCTGGTGGCTCCTGACCAGGCGGGGTTCGGCCGTACACCCATCCCGGCGGGCTCCAGGGGTGGGCTCCGGCTGTGGACGGAGCAGGCCGCGGGCCTGATGGACGCTCTCGGTGTCGAGCACTACGCCGTGGTGGGCCACTCCATGGGCGGTGCCGTGGCGCTGGCGTTGGCGGCCGCGCGTCCCCAGCAGGTCACCCGTGTCGTGGCGGTCTCGACGATGGGCGCCCCCGGGGCGCCGCTGTCGGCCGAGCTCGACGCGGTCTGGGCCGCCCCCGCCGGCCCGCTCGGGGCACGAGACATGTTGAGTCGCCTCGTTCTCGACCAAGCGCTCGTGACCGAGTCGGCCGTCGCCGCCCGTGCGGCTGCGATGCGAGCGGGGGAGGCCGCGTTCGCGTCGTTGTTCCCTCCACCCAGGGCACGCTGGGCCGAGGATCTCACCCTCTCGGCGCAGACGCTGGCAGGGGTCCGCGCGCCCGTGCTGCTTGTCCACGGCGCCGAGGACCGAGTCACCCCGCTCGGGACGGCAGCCCTGCCCCTGCTCGAACACCTGGCCGATGTCCGTCTGCACGTGTTCGGCCGATGCGGGCACGTGCCGGCGCTCGAGCACCCGCACGACTTCAGGCGACTCCTGTCGTGCTTCCTCGGCCGGGAACGACCTTGA